The following coding sequences lie in one Microbacterium sp. XT11 genomic window:
- a CDS encoding bifunctional 3,4-dihydroxy-2-butanone-4-phosphate synthase/GTP cyclohydrolase II has product MSLSTIPAALESLRAGRPVIVADDENRENEGDVILSAELATPEWVAWTVRWSSGFLCAPMPADLADALNLQPMVAANEDARSTAYTVSVDAAVGVTTGISAHDRARTLNVLADPSSTAHDLIRPGHVLPLRAVDGGVRERSGHTEAAVELMKLAGLRPVGAIAEVVAEDGSMMRMPGLLELGESAGVPVITIEQLIAHLNEIDPQGAVTTPGRRVSLRADATVPTSHGTFRFLAYKDRVSGTDHIAVVSGEPGDTALVRVHSECLTGEAFGSLKCECGPQLDAALDAIEKEGGVVIYMRGHEGRGIGLINKLRAYSLQEEGLDTVDANLALGLPADAREYAAAAGILTDLGISKVRLLTNNTDKVAQLRELGLDVIEQVPLIVGVGPNNHQYLETKRDRMGHIIGAEELAEALADGKEHE; this is encoded by the coding sequence ATGAGCCTGTCCACCATCCCCGCAGCGCTCGAGTCGCTGCGCGCCGGCCGCCCCGTGATCGTCGCCGACGACGAGAACCGCGAGAACGAGGGCGACGTCATCCTGTCCGCCGAACTCGCCACGCCCGAGTGGGTCGCCTGGACGGTGCGCTGGTCGTCCGGTTTCCTCTGCGCGCCGATGCCCGCCGACCTCGCGGATGCGCTGAACCTGCAGCCCATGGTCGCCGCCAACGAGGACGCGCGCTCGACGGCGTACACCGTGAGCGTAGACGCGGCCGTGGGCGTGACCACCGGCATCAGCGCGCACGACCGCGCGCGCACCCTCAACGTGCTGGCGGACCCGTCGTCCACCGCGCACGATCTCATCCGCCCCGGTCACGTGCTGCCGCTGCGAGCCGTCGACGGCGGTGTGCGGGAGCGCAGCGGGCACACCGAGGCGGCTGTCGAACTCATGAAGCTCGCCGGCCTGCGTCCGGTCGGCGCGATCGCCGAGGTGGTCGCCGAGGACGGAAGCATGATGCGGATGCCGGGACTCCTCGAGCTGGGCGAGAGCGCGGGCGTGCCCGTCATCACGATCGAGCAGCTGATCGCGCACCTCAACGAGATCGACCCGCAGGGCGCCGTGACCACCCCGGGGCGCCGCGTGAGCCTGCGTGCTGACGCGACGGTGCCGACCTCACACGGCACCTTCCGCTTCCTCGCCTACAAGGACCGTGTGAGCGGCACCGACCACATCGCCGTCGTGTCAGGCGAACCCGGTGACACCGCGCTCGTACGCGTGCACTCGGAGTGCCTCACCGGCGAGGCCTTCGGCTCGCTGAAGTGCGAATGCGGCCCGCAGCTCGACGCGGCCCTCGACGCGATCGAGAAGGAGGGCGGCGTCGTGATCTACATGCGCGGGCACGAGGGGCGCGGCATCGGCCTCATCAACAAGCTGCGGGCCTACAGCCTTCAGGAGGAGGGGCTCGACACGGTCGACGCCAACCTCGCGCTCGGGCTCCCCGCCGACGCCCGCGAGTATGCCGCCGCGGCCGGCATCCTCACCGACCTCGGCATCTCGAAGGTGCGCCTGCTCACGAACAACACCGACAAGGTCGCGCAGCTGCGTGAGCTCGGCCTCGACGTGATCGAGCAGGTGCCGCTGATCGTCGGCGTGGGACCGAACAACCACCAGTACCTCGAGACCAAGCGTGACCGCATGGGTCACATCATCGGAGCGGAGGAGCTCGCAGAGGCCCTCGCCGACGGAAAGGAACACGAATGA
- a CDS encoding riboflavin synthase → MFTGIIEEIGEITAIVPSGDGWRLTVRAPKAAADAVHGESIAVSGVCLTVVGSTADTFDTDVMKQTLDVAAIGSATVGTRVNIEKAMPVGARLGGHIVQGHVDGAGTVLEVRPGDQWSVLRISLPADLAPLVVDKGSIAVDGTSLTVSAVSPADAADAWFEVSLIPETLAATILGSRAVGDRVNLETDILARHVERLLAFRSAPEGGSR, encoded by the coding sequence ATGTTCACCGGGATCATCGAGGAGATCGGCGAGATCACCGCCATCGTCCCCTCAGGAGACGGGTGGCGCCTGACCGTGCGCGCCCCGAAGGCGGCAGCGGATGCCGTGCACGGCGAGTCGATCGCGGTGTCCGGGGTGTGTCTCACGGTCGTCGGCTCGACCGCCGACACGTTCGACACCGACGTCATGAAGCAGACGCTCGACGTCGCAGCGATCGGCTCCGCGACCGTCGGCACCCGCGTCAACATCGAGAAGGCCATGCCGGTGGGCGCACGCCTCGGAGGCCACATCGTGCAGGGCCACGTCGACGGCGCCGGCACCGTGCTGGAGGTGCGCCCAGGAGACCAGTGGAGCGTGCTGCGCATCTCGCTGCCGGCCGACCTCGCCCCGCTCGTCGTCGACAAGGGCTCGATCGCGGTCGACGGCACGTCGCTCACCGTGAGCGCCGTGAGTCCCGCCGACGCGGCCGACGCCTGGTTCGAGGTCTCGCTCATCCCCGAGACCCTGGCGGCGACGATCCTCGGCTCGCGCGCCGTGGGCGACCGCGTCAACCTCGAGACCGACATCCTGGCCCGGCACGTCGAGCGCCTGCTCGCGTTCCGTTCCGCACCGGAAGGAGGCTCGCGATGA